A stretch of the Macrobrachium nipponense isolate FS-2020 chromosome 23, ASM1510439v2, whole genome shotgun sequence genome encodes the following:
- the LOC135197970 gene encoding LOW QUALITY PROTEIN: uncharacterized protein LOC135197970 (The sequence of the model RefSeq protein was modified relative to this genomic sequence to represent the inferred CDS: inserted 2 bases in 1 codon; substituted 1 base at 1 genomic stop codon) codes for MELYTRLSPTSVVAFIDLKSAFDVTNRDIILDQLIDFGIKGNLLRWIRGYLRNRVSRVLFKGALSTAKELELGTPQGGVLSPFLSNILLHRILSLLPDTDNTTITCYADDICIHSTSPDHLQRFLPSFYESASSCGLIISPGKSRIFSPRPARNLPEFTVGNNVVPLCTQYIYLGAPVXITPSIPARXRVHPIVQDLLARLQRRLTPLKWLTNYSAGVSIPVARTIYIAFIRSVIDYLSPALCQLSRSTLQPLEKFQNQAMRFILGCPASTRIVNMQHELHLPPLVERIYSNVTYFSIKCLYYPHLSPHYSNIIRTSLDLDAPRPQLRQGGTYTSSTVCSSIRGLDINIVAENVDHGLAPWQTPVPAISYTPVSKTDLPQLQQQRALETIDRLSSSLSVAHHLYTDGSLQQDGSAGCAVFSPTLEPPPEGWTGRRLPKSSSSSYCELHGLLEAVILIIRTRNNGLIICDLQPALQALSSHKPAYQPLVTQIHRQLDMANMSSLVVHFLWIPSHVGLLANNTVDHLAKAACQLDPPDADAPSPSHLCCRKMVRQAACSPTHHRSNAERATSVSIQHYDHFFPHQHKYRGSGLMVRQNNVVCVRLWLGWRPVWQVPEQDGVPHFSSCRLCDAPNVNTLEHYCLECPLVSDILPQRLTVVDICKKLLTDNNLLDEILMRHPHFGGY; via the exons ATGGAGCTCTACACTCGTCTCTCCCCAACCAGTGTTGTAGCCTTCATTGATTTGAAAAGTGCATTTGACGTTACAAACAGAGACATTATTTTAGACCAGCTTATTGACTTTGGAATCAAGGGAAACCTTTTGAGGTGGATACGTGGATATCTTCGAAATAGAGTCTCTCGTGTGCTGTTTAAGGGAGCATTGAGCACTGCAAAGGAACTTGAACTTGGTACTCCACAAGGGGGAGTACTTAGtccatttttatctaatatcCTCCTACATCGCATTCTTTCCTTACTTCCTGATACTGATAACACAACCATCACTTGTTACGCAGATGATATTTGCATTCATTCAACCTCTCCGGATCACTTGCaacgcttccttccttccttctacgaATCAGCATCCTCCTGTGGTCTTATCATCTCCCCAGGAAAAAGTAGAATCTTCTCCCCAAGGCCAGCAAGGAATCTACCAGAATTTACTGTGGGGAACAATGTTGTACCTTTATGCACACAATATATTTATTTGGGAGCACCAGTGTGAATTACACCATCCATTCCAGCAAG CAGAGTACATCCCATTGTTCAAGATCTGCTGGCCCGGTTACAGCGACGCCTGACTCCTCTCAAGTGGCTTACTAATTATTCTGCAGGAGTATCTATCCCAGTTGCCAGAACCATATATATTGCTTTCATCCGCTCAGTGATAGATTATCTTTCCCCTGCACTATGTCAACTCTCCAGATCAACTCTACAGCCGCTTGAAAAATTCCAGAACCAAGCAATGAGATTCATTCTAGGTTGTCCAGCATCCACTAGAATTGTAAACATGCAACACGAACtccatctccctccactcgttgAGAGAATATACTCCAATGTCACCTATTTCAGTATCAAATGCCTGTATTACCCTCACCTGTCTCCTCACTATTCAAACATCATCAGAACTTCTCTCGATCTAGATGCACCTCGTCCACAACTACGCCAGGGGGGGACGTACACTAGTAGTACTGTCTGTTCAAGCATTCGTGGGCTTGACATCAACATCGTGGCAGAGAACGTGGATCATGGCCTTGCACCCTGGCAGACTCCTGTGCCAGCAATCTCTTACACTCCAGTCTCTAAGACTGATTTGCCTCAACTTCAACAACAACGTGCATTGGAGACCATTGACAGACTATCCTCGTCCCTCAGTGTAGCCCATCACCTCTACACAGACGGCTCCCTACAGCAGGATGGCAGTGCTGGATGTGCTGTTTTCTCCCCCACTTTGGAACCCCCGCCAGAGGGCTGGACAGGCCGTCGCCTCCCAAAGTCATCAAGCTCCTCGTATTGTGAACTACATGGACTTCTAGAAGCAGTTATTTTAATCATACGGACCAGAAACAATGGCTTGATCATCTGCGACTTGCAACCAGCACTCCAAGCCCTTTCATCACATAAGCCAGCATACCAGCCCCTGGTTACACAAATACATAGGCAACTAGACATGGCCAACATGAGCTCACTGGTAGTGCACTTCCTATGGATTCCCTCTCACGTGGGTCTTCTGGCTAACAACACCGTTGACCATCTCGCAAAGGCTGCCTGTCAACTGGATCCTCCAGATGCTGATGCTCCCAGCCCATCTCACCTGTGCTGCAGAAAAATGGTGCGCCAAGCTGCTTGCTCACCTACTCATCATCGTAGTAATGCCGAGAGAGCCACCAGTGTATCAATACAGCATTATGATCACTTCTTTCCTCACCAACACAAGTATCGCGGCAGTGGACTCATGGTTCGGCAAAATAACGTGGTTTGTGTGCGTCTTTGGCTGGGTTGGCGACCAGTTTGGCAGGTGCCTGAGCAAGATGGAGTTCCTCACTTCTCCTCTTGTAGGTTATGTGACGCACCCAACGTCAACACCCTGGAACACTATTGCCTGGAATGTCCACTAGTTAGTGACATATTACCCCAAAGACTGACAGTagttgatatatgtaaaaaattattgacaGATAATAATTTGCTCGATGAGATCCTCATGCgccatcctcactttggtggatACTGA